The following coding sequences are from one Microbulbifer sp. TB1203 window:
- the lexA gene encoding transcriptional repressor LexA, which produces MTNLTARQAQVLELIKSYLEDTGYPPTRAEIAQELGFRSPNAAEEHLKALARKGAIEMVAGASRGIRIPDYQPGLPIVGRVAAGNPILAEENIEDYCDLPADFFHPPADYLLRVHGMSMRDAGILDGDLLAVQRTDQVRNGQIVVARIEDEVTVKRFRRKGNQATVQLLPENEDFEVIQVDMRDKRFAIEGLAVGVIRQSP; this is translated from the coding sequence ATGACCAATCTCACTGCACGCCAGGCCCAGGTACTTGAACTGATCAAGTCCTATCTGGAGGACACCGGCTATCCGCCCACGCGCGCGGAGATCGCCCAGGAACTGGGCTTTCGATCCCCCAACGCCGCGGAAGAACACTTGAAGGCACTTGCGCGCAAAGGCGCGATCGAGATGGTGGCGGGTGCCTCGCGGGGAATCCGCATTCCCGATTATCAACCGGGCCTGCCGATTGTAGGGCGTGTAGCCGCCGGCAACCCGATCCTCGCCGAGGAGAACATCGAGGATTACTGCGACCTTCCGGCAGATTTCTTTCACCCACCGGCGGACTACCTGCTGCGGGTGCACGGCATGAGCATGCGCGACGCCGGCATACTGGATGGCGACCTGCTTGCGGTACAGCGCACAGATCAAGTGCGCAATGGCCAGATAGTGGTGGCGCGGATCGAAGATGAAGTCACCGTCAAGCGCTTCCGCCGCAAAGGCAACCAGGCCACTGTGCAGCTATTGCCGGAAAACGAGGATTTCGAAGTGATTCAAGTGGATATGCGGGACAAGCGTTTTGCCATTGAAGGACTGGCGGTGGGAGTGATCAGGCAGAGCCCCTGA
- the topA gene encoding type I DNA topoisomerase: MGKSLVIVESPAKAKTINKYLGKDFVVKSSVGHIRDLPTGGGNRQPVDAKERARRAAETRKLSPEAKEAYKRKKNREQLIKRMGIDPDHNWAAHYEILPGKEKVVSELRKLAANADHIYLATDLDREGEAIAWHLRESIGGDEGRYRRVVFNEITKSAIQEAFKDPGPLNINRVNAQQARRFLDRIVGYMVSPLLWEKVARGLSAGRVQSVAVRLVVEREREIRAFIPEEYWTLAADTETAKADPLRLEVKKQAGEAFRPVNEEQASAAVKALRSSEFKVTARDDKPTSSKPSAPFITSTLQQAASNRLGFSVKKTMMLAQRLYEAGHITYMRTDSTNLSAEAVESVREFIGESYGDKYLPENPNSYSSKEGAQEAHEAIRPSDVRVQPNMLSGVERDAERLYNLIWQQFVACQMTPAQFTSTSVVVTAGDFELRARGRVIRFDGFLKVAPPVSKKDEDLLLPDVKVGEKLSLKKLDPKQHFTKPPARYSEAALVKELEKRGIGRPSTYASIISTIQDRGYVRLENRRFYAEKMGDIVTDRLSESFKNLMDYGFTANLEESLDAVAGGDKGWKELLDEFYKDFSARLEKAQAAEDGMRRNAPTDTDIECSKCGRHMQIRTGSTGVFLGCSGYGLPPKERCTNTMNLVPGEEAVDADKDEEAESRQLRDKRRCSKCGTAMDSYLLDEQRKLHICGNNPDCNGYEVEKGTFKIKGYDGPLIECDKCGSDMQLKSGRFGKYFGCTSEECKNTRKLLKNGQPAPPKMDPVPMPELPCQKVDDHYILRDGASGLFLAASQFPKNRETRAPLVKELLPHKSEIDPKYSFLFSAPTEDDKGRDTVVRFSRKTQEQYVQSEEEGKATGWRAFYRDGKWQIESGSSGTTRKPAHKKAAAGR, encoded by the coding sequence ATGGGTAAATCACTGGTCATCGTCGAATCGCCGGCCAAAGCGAAAACCATCAACAAGTATCTCGGAAAGGACTTTGTAGTGAAGTCCAGCGTCGGCCATATTCGCGATTTGCCCACCGGCGGCGGAAACCGGCAGCCGGTAGACGCGAAGGAGCGCGCGCGCCGCGCCGCGGAGACCCGCAAGCTTTCACCGGAGGCCAAGGAGGCCTACAAGCGCAAGAAAAATCGCGAGCAGCTGATCAAGCGCATGGGCATAGACCCGGATCACAACTGGGCCGCTCACTACGAAATCCTGCCCGGCAAGGAAAAGGTGGTGAGCGAACTGCGCAAGCTGGCCGCCAATGCCGACCATATCTATCTGGCCACGGATTTGGACCGCGAGGGAGAGGCGATCGCCTGGCACCTGCGCGAGTCCATCGGCGGCGACGAGGGCCGCTACCGCCGGGTGGTGTTCAACGAGATCACCAAGTCCGCGATCCAGGAAGCTTTCAAGGACCCGGGCCCACTCAATATCAACCGGGTCAACGCCCAGCAGGCGCGCCGCTTCCTCGATCGCATCGTCGGTTACATGGTCTCGCCACTGCTGTGGGAAAAAGTGGCCCGCGGCCTGTCCGCCGGGCGGGTGCAGTCGGTGGCGGTGCGCCTGGTGGTCGAGCGGGAGCGGGAGATTCGCGCCTTTATTCCCGAGGAGTACTGGACTCTCGCCGCGGATACCGAAACTGCCAAGGCAGATCCGCTGCGCCTGGAAGTAAAAAAGCAGGCCGGCGAAGCCTTTCGCCCGGTCAACGAGGAACAGGCCAGCGCCGCGGTCAAGGCCCTGCGGTCGAGCGAGTTCAAGGTTACCGCGCGGGACGACAAGCCCACCAGTTCCAAACCTTCGGCACCGTTTATCACTTCCACCTTACAGCAGGCGGCGAGCAATCGCCTGGGCTTCAGCGTCAAGAAAACCATGATGCTGGCGCAACGCCTGTACGAGGCCGGGCATATTACCTATATGCGAACCGACTCCACCAATCTGAGTGCGGAGGCGGTTGAATCGGTACGCGAATTTATCGGCGAGAGCTACGGCGATAAATACCTGCCGGAAAACCCCAACAGCTACAGCAGCAAGGAAGGTGCCCAGGAGGCCCACGAGGCGATCCGCCCCTCGGATGTGCGTGTGCAGCCGAACATGCTCTCCGGCGTAGAGCGCGACGCCGAGCGCCTGTACAACCTGATCTGGCAGCAGTTCGTGGCCTGCCAGATGACCCCGGCGCAGTTCACGTCCACCTCGGTGGTGGTTACCGCCGGCGACTTCGAGCTGCGCGCCCGCGGGCGCGTGATCCGTTTCGACGGCTTTTTAAAGGTGGCGCCGCCGGTCAGCAAAAAAGACGAAGACCTACTGTTGCCGGACGTGAAAGTGGGAGAGAAACTCTCGCTGAAAAAACTGGATCCGAAACAGCATTTCACCAAACCGCCGGCGCGTTACAGCGAGGCGGCATTGGTGAAAGAGCTGGAAAAGCGCGGTATCGGCCGTCCCTCCACTTACGCCTCAATCATTTCCACTATCCAGGACCGCGGCTACGTCCGCTTGGAAAACAGGCGCTTCTACGCGGAAAAAATGGGGGATATCGTCACCGACCGCCTGAGCGAGAGTTTCAAGAACCTGATGGATTACGGTTTTACTGCCAACCTGGAGGAATCCCTGGACGCGGTGGCGGGGGGGGACAAGGGCTGGAAAGAGCTGCTCGACGAATTCTACAAGGACTTCTCCGCGCGCCTGGAAAAAGCCCAGGCCGCCGAGGACGGCATGCGCCGCAACGCGCCCACGGACACCGATATCGAGTGCAGCAAGTGCGGCCGGCATATGCAGATCCGCACCGGCTCCACCGGCGTTTTCCTCGGCTGCTCCGGTTACGGGTTGCCACCCAAGGAGCGCTGCACCAACACCATGAACCTGGTGCCCGGCGAAGAGGCCGTGGACGCGGACAAGGATGAAGAAGCAGAATCCCGCCAGTTGCGCGACAAGCGCCGCTGTTCCAAGTGCGGCACCGCCATGGACAGCTACCTGCTGGATGAGCAGCGCAAGCTGCATATCTGCGGCAACAACCCGGATTGCAACGGCTACGAGGTGGAGAAGGGCACTTTCAAGATCAAGGGCTACGACGGGCCGCTGATCGAGTGCGACAAGTGTGGCAGCGATATGCAGCTGAAGTCCGGTCGTTTCGGCAAGTACTTCGGCTGCACCAGCGAAGAGTGCAAGAACACCCGTAAACTGCTCAAGAACGGCCAGCCGGCGCCACCGAAAATGGATCCGGTGCCCATGCCCGAGCTGCCCTGCCAGAAAGTGGACGACCACTATATCCTGCGCGACGGCGCCTCGGGCTTGTTCCTCGCCGCAAGCCAGTTCCCGAAGAACCGCGAGACCCGCGCGCCACTGGTGAAAGAGCTGTTGCCGCACAAAAGCGAGATCGATCCCAAGTACAGCTTCCTGTTTTCGGCGCCCACCGAGGACGACAAGGGGCGGGATACGGTGGTGCGCTTCAGCCGCAAGACCCAAGAGCAGTATGTACAGTCCGAGGAAGAGGGAAAGGCCACCGGCTGGCGCGCCTTTTATCGAGACGGCAAGTGGCAGATTGAGTCCGGAAGCAGTGGTACCACGCGCAAGCCGGCACACAAGAAAGCGGCCGCGGGCAGATGA
- a CDS encoding TIGR00730 family Rossman fold protein produces MLDAKMPEAWRVLRIQSELVDGIERLIALTGSVTVFGSARFTEDTPEYQQGVRLGELLAAEGIPVMTGGGPGIMEACNRGALPQRGVSIGLNIELPFEQAANPYQDISLNFRYFFVRKFMFVKHAVGFVGMPGGYGTLDELFEALTLVQTQKVQRFPIVLVGKRYWAGLHGWLMDTVLESGCIDASDLDLFSMVDTVEEAAEIIIDYIRGREA; encoded by the coding sequence ATGCTGGACGCAAAAATGCCGGAAGCCTGGCGGGTACTGCGGATACAGTCCGAGCTGGTGGATGGAATTGAACGACTGATTGCGCTCACCGGTTCCGTGACAGTATTCGGCAGTGCGCGCTTTACAGAGGATACTCCGGAATATCAGCAGGGAGTCAGACTGGGGGAGTTGCTGGCCGCCGAAGGTATACCGGTGATGACCGGTGGCGGCCCGGGGATCATGGAGGCCTGCAATCGCGGTGCCTTGCCCCAGCGCGGCGTCTCCATCGGCCTCAACATAGAACTGCCTTTCGAGCAGGCGGCCAATCCCTACCAGGACATCAGCCTCAACTTCCGCTACTTCTTTGTGCGCAAGTTTATGTTCGTCAAACACGCGGTGGGTTTTGTGGGTATGCCCGGGGGCTACGGCACCCTGGACGAACTGTTCGAAGCGCTGACCCTGGTGCAGACGCAGAAGGTGCAGCGCTTTCCCATCGTGCTGGTGGGCAAGCGCTATTGGGCTGGATTGCACGGCTGGTTGATGGATACGGTGCTGGAGAGCGGCTGCATTGACGCCTCGGACCTGGATTTATTCAGCATGGTGGATACTGTAGAGGAGGCGGCGGAGATCATTATCGAT
- a CDS encoding DUF6586 family protein, translating into MSNPYTGAVASALRKSQLLLDGETGPALRQVAVQEGAVVQLWRAYRAFLCELAFQLQLGCEPESASELKERAAARGTACAEAAELLELLGDPDSWLSQLQAAWLQLWKFSGGKSEGNRGEDNLIPLQNLSAAEIPALSEERLQAWRAALVELVRRQRAHMEEW; encoded by the coding sequence ATGAGCAATCCTTACACCGGCGCGGTGGCGTCCGCTCTGCGTAAAAGCCAACTGCTCCTGGATGGAGAGACCGGGCCCGCGTTGCGGCAGGTGGCGGTGCAGGAGGGAGCAGTGGTGCAGCTGTGGCGCGCCTACCGCGCCTTTCTCTGCGAGCTGGCGTTTCAGTTGCAACTGGGTTGCGAACCGGAATCCGCGTCTGAACTCAAGGAGCGGGCCGCAGCCCGCGGTACGGCCTGTGCGGAGGCCGCTGAACTGCTGGAGCTGCTCGGGGACCCTGACAGCTGGCTGTCGCAACTGCAGGCCGCGTGGTTGCAGCTGTGGAAGTTCTCCGGCGGGAAGAGCGAAGGAAATCGCGGGGAGGATAACTTGATTCCGTTGCAAAACCTGTCCGCTGCCGAAATTCCGGCTCTCAGCGAAGAGCGTTTGCAAGCATGGCGTGCCGCGCTAGTGGAGTTGGTGCGGCGCCAGCGCGCGCATATGGAAGAGTGGTAG